The Fibrobacter sp. UWB5 genome segment GCGCAATGAATATAGTAGCTTATGCTACCCTCTTATTAAACTCCTGCATAGTCCACTTTTTTGATTAATGCACGCCGTTGCCGTCAGCGACGTCGCAGGTCACCGGCTTGCCGTTCACTTCGAGGGCGAGGGCGTCGCAGAATACGGCGCCTCCCTTCACGGAGAGCGCAATCTTCTCGAAGTCCTTCACCTTGAGTTCACGCGGTTCACTCGGAGCGACACCCTTGAAGAGGGCGCGGTCACCGGGCTTTGCGTCTTCGGGCACGGAGACGAGGCGGCAGGTGTGTGCTTCGGCGTCGAGGTCGCCTGCAAAGAGCATTCCCTGGCTCATGATGCCACGGAGGGCGCTCGGCTTGAGGTTTGCGAACAAGAGAATCTTGCGATCCTGGAGTTCGTTTGCCTGATAGCTGTTCTTGAGGCCGCTGCAAATGGTGCGGAGTTCGCCTTCGCCGGCATCGACCTTCAGTACATACAAGCTGCTGGCGTCCGGATGGTCGGCGACTTCCTTGATCTGGGCCACGCGCATATCCAATGCGGCAGGGACATCCGCTGCCATGAGCGGCTTGTTCTGCTTCTGCTTCGGCTGGGCTTCTTGTTTCTTGACTTCTTCTTCAATACGCGGGAAAAGCGGCTTGCCTTCGCCGAAACTTTCGCCACCCTTGAGGATTCCCCAAGCGAGGTCGTCGGCGCTCTGGAACTTGCAGCCGATCATGGCGAGGCCTTCTTCGGATTTGCCCGGAATCACCGGCCACAGCAAGCAGAGCGAGAGACGCACGGCTTCTGCAGATACGTAAAGAACCGTAGCGAGTTCGTCCTTGAGGGCGGGGTCCTTCGCGAGCTTCCACGGAGCCTTGACTTCGAGGTAGCGGTTGATGCTACGCACGAGCTGCATGATGGTTTCGATAGACTGCGAGAGGCGAGCCTGCGGCAGGCCTTCCTTGATTTCGGCAATCACCTTGTTTGCAAGATTGATGACTTCATTTTCGGCGTCGCCGATTGCGGTGGCGGCGGGGAGCTTGCCTTCGAAATTCGTGATGACCAGGCGGTGCACGCGGTTCAGCACGTTACCGAGGTCGTTAGCGAGGTCGCTGTTGATGCGGCGCACGAATGCTTCGTGAGTGAAGTTGGCATCCTGACCGACGACCATTTCACGAGCGAGGAAGTAGCGGAACGCGTCGATGCCGTACTTTTCCATGTAGTCCATCGGGTTCACCACGTTGCCTGC includes the following:
- the metG gene encoding methionine--tRNA ligase, whose translation is MKNFYVTTPIYYVNDAPHIGHSYTTVLADILTRFHKILGYQTFFLTGTDEHGQKVQRAADKRGVTPQEHVDEYYHRFEDLWKKMGIGNDFFIRTTMPEHKAFVQECLQKLWDKGEIYSKEYEGWYSVGEERFFSEDELDENKCDPISHRPVEWLKEKNYFFKMGSYQQKLIDFLESHKDWIVPDYRWNEIRGFLRQPLNDLCISRPKARLSWGIPLPFDTDYVTYVWFDALLNYVSASTAFHKTYADGTPIWPATYHLIGKDILTTHSVYWPTMLMALDIPLPQHILAHGWWLVNGGEKMSKSAGNVVNPMDYMEKYGIDAFRYFLAREMVVGQDANFTHEAFVRRINSDLANDLGNVLNRVHRLVITNFEGKLPAATAIGDAENEVINLANKVIAEIKEGLPQARLSQSIETIMQLVRSINRYLEVKAPWKLAKDPALKDELATVLYVSAEAVRLSLCLLWPVIPGKSEEGLAMIGCKFQSADDLAWGILKGGESFGEGKPLFPRIEEEVKKQEAQPKQKQNKPLMAADVPAALDMRVAQIKEVADHPDASSLYVLKVDAGEGELRTICSGLKNSYQANELQDRKILLFANLKPSALRGIMSQGMLFAGDLDAEAHTCRLVSVPEDAKPGDRALFKGVAPSEPRELKVKDFEKIALSVKGGAVFCDALALEVNGKPVTCDVADGNGVH